One Lottiidibacillus patelloidae genomic region harbors:
- the tsf gene encoding translation elongation factor Ts, protein MAVTAQMVKELREKTGAGMMDCKKALTETNGDMEKAIDFLREKGIAKAAKKADRIAAEGLAAVKVDGNKAVILEVNSETDFVAKNENFQGLVQELAGHILTQGPATVEEALEQPLNGTGEKIQDYLNTNIAKIGEKISLRRFNVVEKEDGDAFGAYLHMGGRIAVLTLLGGTTDEDVAKDVAMHVAAVNPKYVTRDQVSEEEVEREREVLTQQALNEGKPANIVEKMVVGRINKFFEEICLDSQSFVKDPDQKVGKYVASKGATLKGFTRFEVGEGMEKREENFADEVMSQVKK, encoded by the coding sequence ATGGCCGTTACTGCTCAAATGGTAAAGGAATTACGTGAAAAAACTGGTGCTGGAATGATGGATTGTAAAAAAGCACTTACAGAAACTAATGGTGATATGGAAAAAGCGATTGACTTCCTACGTGAAAAAGGAATCGCGAAAGCTGCTAAAAAAGCTGACCGTATTGCTGCTGAGGGATTAGCTGCAGTTAAAGTTGATGGAAACAAAGCTGTTATCCTTGAAGTTAACTCTGAGACTGACTTCGTTGCTAAAAACGAAAACTTCCAAGGGTTAGTTCAAGAACTTGCTGGTCACATTTTAACACAAGGACCTGCTACAGTTGAGGAAGCTTTAGAGCAACCATTAAACGGTACTGGAGAAAAAATCCAAGACTATCTAAATACTAACATTGCGAAAATTGGAGAGAAAATCTCTTTACGTCGCTTCAATGTTGTTGAAAAAGAAGATGGAGATGCATTTGGTGCTTACCTTCACATGGGTGGTCGTATCGCTGTATTAACATTATTAGGTGGAACAACTGACGAAGACGTAGCAAAAGATGTTGCAATGCACGTAGCTGCTGTTAACCCTAAATATGTAACTCGTGATCAAGTTTCTGAAGAAGAAGTTGAGCGTGAGCGTGAAGTATTAACTCAACAAGCTCTTAACGAAGGTAAACCTGCAAATATCGTTGAGAAAATGGTTGTTGGTCGTATTAACAAGTTCTTTGAAGAAATTTGCTTAGATTCTCAAAGCTTCGTTAAAGATCCAGATCAAAAAGTTGGTAAATATGTAGCTAGCAAAGGTGCTACATTAAAAGGATTCACTCGTTTTGAAGTTGGAGAAGGTATGGAAAAACGTGAAGAAAACTTTGCTGATGAAGTAATGTCACAAGTGAAAAAATAA
- the pyrH gene encoding UMP kinase, whose product MSEAKYKRIVLKLSGEALSGKLGYGIDPNIIRSIAAQIKEIAQMNVEVAVVVGAGNIWRGKSGSEMGMDRANADYMGMLATVMNSLALQDSLENIGIQTRVQTSIEMRQVAEPYIRRKAIRHLEKGRVVIFAAGTGNPYFTTDTTAALRAAEVEAEVILMAKNEVDGVYSADPKLDASATKYKELTYLDVLNEGLQVMDTTASSLCMDNDIPLIVFSIMEEGNIKRVITGEKIGTIVRGK is encoded by the coding sequence ATGAGCGAAGCTAAATATAAGCGAATAGTTCTTAAATTAAGCGGGGAAGCGTTATCGGGTAAACTAGGATATGGAATTGATCCTAACATTATTCGTTCGATTGCAGCGCAAATAAAAGAAATAGCTCAAATGAATGTCGAAGTTGCCGTTGTTGTCGGTGCAGGTAACATTTGGAGAGGTAAATCAGGTAGTGAGATGGGGATGGATAGAGCAAACGCTGATTATATGGGAATGCTTGCTACTGTCATGAACTCACTTGCACTGCAAGATAGCCTTGAAAACATTGGAATTCAAACTCGAGTACAAACTTCTATTGAAATGCGACAGGTAGCTGAACCATATATACGTCGTAAAGCAATTCGTCATCTTGAAAAAGGGCGCGTAGTTATATTTGCAGCAGGAACTGGTAATCCTTATTTTACAACAGATACGACAGCTGCTCTCCGTGCTGCTGAAGTAGAAGCTGAAGTAATATTAATGGCTAAAAACGAAGTTGATGGTGTATATAGTGCTGATCCGAAGCTTGATGCAAGTGCGACGAAGTATAAAGAGTTAACTTACTTAGATGTCCTTAATGAAGGGCTACAAGTAATGGATACAACAGCATCTTCTTTATGTATGGACAATGATATTCCTTTAATTGTCTTCTCGATAATGGAAGAAGGAAATATTAAGCGAGTTATTACTGGTGAAAAAATTGGAACAATTGTTAGGGGGAAATAA
- the frr gene encoding ribosome recycling factor, whose translation MVQEIMNDTKNRMEKAIQSLKREFTTIRTGRANPAILDKITVDYYGAPTPLNQLATISVPEARLLVIQPFDKSVIADIEKQIQKSDLGLTPANDGNVIRIAIPALTEERRKELVKVVKKYAEDAKIAIRNIRRDANDSLKKAEKDGEITEDELRRQSDDVQKLTDKQISEVDAVTENKEKEIMEV comes from the coding sequence ATGGTACAAGAAATTATGAACGATACGAAAAACCGTATGGAAAAAGCAATTCAATCTTTAAAGCGTGAATTCACTACTATTCGTACAGGTCGTGCTAATCCTGCAATTTTGGATAAAATTACAGTTGATTATTATGGTGCACCAACGCCACTTAACCAATTAGCAACGATTTCTGTTCCTGAAGCTAGACTTTTAGTAATTCAACCATTTGATAAATCAGTTATTGCTGATATTGAAAAACAAATTCAAAAATCAGACTTAGGATTAACGCCTGCGAATGATGGAAATGTAATTCGTATTGCTATTCCTGCACTAACTGAAGAGCGTCGTAAAGAGTTAGTTAAAGTTGTGAAAAAATATGCTGAAGATGCAAAAATTGCAATTCGTAACATTCGTCGTGATGCTAACGATTCTTTAAAGAAAGCTGAAAAAGATGGTGAAATTACTGAAGACGAATTACGTCGTCAATCAGATGATGTGCAAAAGCTTACAGATAAACAAATTTCTGAAGTAGATGCTGTTACTGAAAATAAAGAGAAAGAAATCATGGAAGTATAA